The following coding sequences lie in one Panicum virgatum strain AP13 chromosome 6N, P.virgatum_v5, whole genome shotgun sequence genomic window:
- the LOC120679810 gene encoding uncharacterized protein LOC120679810 — MAGAGAAFLRSAASKIVRAPPRLLVQEGLQHHGRRLLGRGPSYRLSSYSTSGASTPPPTNHMPARYFNKFPCSHADAKTRLATIGMPSTIMNGMKPDFLYFARGVKRTFSSSASKSNNHKTAMEAEMAARQAQDAACKPKPLSDESRNKDLNSIIALMAFTSAGVLYLERERRDSLESERRDSRSSRCLNCRNCPCQG, encoded by the exons atggcaggggcaggggcagcgtTTCTTCGATCTGCGGCTAGCAAGATAGTCCGCGCACCGCCTCGCCTTCTTGTGCAGGAGGGCCTCCagcaccatggccgccgccttctAGGGCGAGGACCGTCCTACCGCCTTTCGAGCTACTCCACCTCTGGTGCTTCTACGCCGCCACCAACCAACCACATG CCTGCAAGGTACTTCAACAAATTCCCGTGCTCCCATGCTGATGCTAAAACAAGATTGGCAACAATTGGAATGCCGTCAACTATCATGAACGGCATGAAGCCAGATTTTCTCTATTTTGCTCGAGGAGTGAAGCGAACATTTTCATCGAGTGCATCCAAATCCAACAACCACAAAACTGCTATGGAAGCTGAAATGGCTGCACGGCAAGCCCAAGATGCAGCTTGCAAACCAAAACCATTATC GGATGAAAGTAGAAACAAAGATTTGAATTCTATTATAGCCCTGATGGCATTTACTTCTGCTGGTGTTCTCTAccttgagagagaaaggagagacAGCCTTGAGAGCGAAAGGAGGGACAGCCGTTCAAGTCGTTGCTTAAACTGCCGCAACTGCCCGTGCCAGGGTTGA
- the LOC120679347 gene encoding transmembrane emp24 domain-containing protein p24beta2-like, whose protein sequence is MEGLSWRTVCLSVLCAVLLLRPAAAIRFVIDREECFSHNVEYEGDTVHVSFVVIKAETPWHYSEEGVDLVVKDPNGAQVRDSRDKTSDKFEFIVQKRGVHRFCFTNKSPYHETIDFDVHVGHFSYFEQHAKDEHFAPLFEQIAKLDEALYNIQFEQHWLEAQTDRQAILNENMSRRAVHKALFESAALIAASVIQVYLLRRLFERKLGSSRV, encoded by the exons ATGGAGGGGCTGAGCTGGAGAACGGTGTGCTTATCGGTGCTCTGCGCCGTGCTGCTCttgcgcccggccgccgccatccgctTCGTGATTGACAGGGAGGAGTGCTTCTCGCATAACGTGGAGTACGAGGGGGACACGGTCCATGTATCCTTTGTTGTGATCAAGGCCGAAACCCCGTGGCATTACAGCGAGGAAGGCGTCGATCTAGTG GTTAAAGATCCTAATGGTGCTCAAGTCCGTGATTCTAGAGATAAGACTAGTGATAAGTTTGAGTTCATAGTTCAGAAGAGAGGTGTCCATCGTTTCTGCTTCACCAATAAATCTCCGTATCACGAAACCATAGACTTCGATGTGCATGTTGGCCATTTTTCATATTTCGAGCAGCATGCCAAGGATG AACATTTTGCACCACTGTTCGAGCAAATTGCCAAATTAGATGAGGCGCTTTACAATATTCAGTTTGAACAGCACTGGCTAGAGGCCCAAACTGACCGACAGGCAATAT TGAACGAAAACATGAGCAGGAGGGCAGTCCACAAGGCGCTCTTCGAGTCAGCAGCGCTCATCGCAGCCAGCGTCATCCAGGTCTATCTTCTGCGCCGGCTCTTTGAGCGCAAGCTGGGGTCATCTAGGGTGTAA
- the LOC120678285 gene encoding zinc finger MYM-type protein 1-like — MNVEDSSKYPGGDAFVNEGFRNWNMKCRIRRHVGAINSAHNEAEEKYNLFMKPRTSIRESIGSNSADFKAQYLARLTWSLKCISYLLRQGLAFRGHNEGKDSNNQGNFRELLAWLAGNFEEVNMVVLENAPHNCQMIDHKIQKQLIAACAHETTKFIIEELGDECFAILADESSDAYQQEQLSLCLRYVNKNGEPVERFLGLVHVEDTTSLTLKQAIQSLLIKYQLPLSKIRGQGYDGASNMKGHVNGLKKLIMEESSSAYYVHCFAHQLQLTLVAVAKENIDCQWFFGQLAYLLNVLDMSCKKIRMLRIAQAEYMIEALKLGEIETGQGLNQEMGLARPGDTRWGSHYRTVMHVIHLYPSIKKVLFRVGKEGKGVEALGAQTMLRVFTSFEFVFLLHMMNEIFGYTNDLCNALQKREQDIVNAMDLLELTKVELDVLRRDAGWEEFIKNVTSFCQKHKVKVVDMDGKYIPIQRSAKFYRGATNYHRFHADMFLGVIDRQLQELNSRFDEVNTELLRCMAAFNPANSFSAFDNEKLVKLAGFYPHDFDFQERNQLRFQLHNYINDVRNDENFKNLRSLADLSMMLVKRDMVSRYDIVYKLLKLVLVLPVATAGVERIFSAMNTIKNKLRSKMGQDFLNNCLTTFIEREFFLQAKDEDIINYFQAMKDRKVNL; from the exons ATGAATGTGGAG GATAGTAGCAAATATCCTGGTGGAGATGCTTTTGTTAATGAAGGTTTTCGAAATTGGAATATGAAGTGCAGAATTCGTAGGCATGTTGGTGCTATCAATAGTGCTCACAATGAAGCTGAGGAGAAATATAATTTGTTCATGAAACCTAGGACTTCAATTCGTGAGTCTATAGGCTCAAACAGTGCAGATTTCAAGGCTCAGTATCTAGCTCGTTTGACATGGTCACTAAAGTGCATAAGTTATCTTTTGCGTCAAGGGTTAGCTTTTCGTGGTCATAATGAGGGAAAGGATTCAAACAATCAAGGGAACTTCAGGGAACTTTTGGCTTGGCTGGCAGGGAATTTTGAAGAAGTTAATATGGTGGTTCTTGAAAATGCCCCACACAATTGCCAGATGATTGACCACAAGATTCAGAAACAACTTATTGCTGCTTGTGCTCATGAAACAACCAAATTTATTATAGAGGAACTTGGTGATGAATGCTTTGCCATTCTTGCTGATGAGTCTAGTGATGCCTACCAACAGGAACAATTGTCTCTTTGCTTGCGTTATGTCAATAAAAATGGAGAACCTGTTGAGCGGTTTCTTGGTCTTGTGCATGTTGAAGATACTACTTCATTGACTCTTAAACAAGCAATTCAGTCGTTACTTATCAAATATCAGTTGCCTTTATCCAAGATACGTGGTCAAGGGTATGATGGAGCTAGTAATATGAAAGGTCATGTCAATGGTTTGAAGAAATTAATTATGGAAGAGTCCTCTTCTGCATATTATGTTCATTGCTTCGCCCATCAACTTCAGCTAACCCTTGTAGCTGTAGCTAAAGAGAATATTGATTGTCAATGGTTTTTTGGGCAACTTGCATATTTGTTGAATGTTCTAGACATGTCTTGCAAGAAAATCCGCATGCTTCGCATAGCTCAAGCTGAATACATGATTGAAGCACTGAAATTGGGTGAAATTGAAACTGGCCAAGGATTGAATCAAGAGATGGGCTTAGCAAGACCAGGTGATACACGTTGGGGATCTCATTATAGAACTGTTATGCATGTGATTCATTTGTATCCTTCAATCAAGAAAGTGCTTTTTAGAGTTGGGAAAGAAGGTAAAGGGGTTGAGGCATTAGGAGCTCAAACTATGCTCAGAGTATTTACCTCATTTGAGTTTGTTTTTCTGCTCCACATGATGAATGAAATATTTGGATACACAAATGACTTATGCAATGCTTTGCAAAAGAGGGAGCAAGATATTGTAAATGCAATGGATCTTCTTGAGCTCACAAAGGTGGAATTGGATGTTTTGAGAAGAGATGCTGGATGGGAAGAATTTATTAAGAATGTCACTTCTTTCTGTCAGAAGCACAAAGTTAAAGTTgttgatatggatggaaagtatATTCCTATTCAAAGATCAGCTAAGTTCTATAGAGGTGCCACAAATTACCACAGGTTTCATGCTGATATGTTTTTGGGTGTCATTGATAGGCAACTTCAGGAGCTGAATAGCAGGTTTGATGAGGTAAACACAGAGCTACTTAGATGTATGGCAGCATTCAATCCAGCTAATTCTTTTTCTGCCTTTGATAATGAGAAGTTGGTTAAGCTTGCCGGGTTCTATCCTCATGACTTTGATTTTCAAGAGAGGAACCAACTTCGTTTTCAACTACACAACTATATTAATGATGTGAGGAATGATGAGAACTTCAAAAATTTGAGAAGTCTAGCAGACTTGTCTATGATGCTAGTTAAAAGAGATATGGTTTCTCGGTATGACATTGTGTACAAACTTCTCAAATTGGTTCTAGTTCTTCCTGTTGCAACTGCTGGTGTTGAGAGGATTTTTTCTGCAATGAACACTATCAAAAACAAGTTAAGAAGCAAGATGGGACAGGATTTTTTGAATAATTGTTTGACCACATTCATTGAAAGGGAATTCTTCTTGCAAGCGAAGGATGAGGACATCATCAATTATTTTCAAGCTATGAAGGACCGAAAAGTTAACTTGTAA